The Nicotiana tomentosiformis chromosome 2, ASM39032v3, whole genome shotgun sequence genome includes the window AACTTTCTCCTGCATGCAAACAAAACAGTAATAATATGTTAACACCCTTTGCCGGAACAAAAACTGTCGGCGCCGGAAAAATCAGAATTCTCTCAATTGACAGCGGTGGCTCCACTAATGGCATTCTAGCAGCAAAATCTTTAGCCCATTTGGAAGCAACCCTTCGTCGTAAAACCGGATTGAACAATACCCACATTGCCGATTTCTTCGATGTTGTCGCCGGTTCCGGAGCCGGCGGTGTCCTCGCCGGTCTTCTCTTCACTCGTGGGAAAGATGGGGTTCCGATGTTCACTGCAGAGGAAGCTCTTAAATTCCTTCTCGAGAGTGATCGGAAAATTTCACGGTGTTCTAACCGTGGATTGTTTCGGCGTGTTTTCCGGCCGGCGAAGATGTTTGATAAATTATTCAGCGGTTTAACTTTAAAAGATACGGTTAAGTCGGTTTTAATCCCCTGCTACGATCTAACTACAAGATCACCGTTTCTATTTTCGCGGGCTGATGCGCTGGAGATGGACGGTTGTGATTTTAAGTTGGCGAATGTATGTGAGGCCACAGTGGCTGATCAAGCGATGGAAGTGAAGTCAGTTGATGGAAGAAGGAAAATTACAGCCGTTGGTGGTGGGGTTACGATGAATAATCCAACGGCTGCGGCTATCACTCATGTACTTAACAATAAACAAGAGTTTCCGTTTGCTAATGGTGTTGAAGATTTGTTAGTGGTTTCTTTGGGTAATGGAGAATCAGATTCCGGTACCGGAAATGTGATGTCATCGCCGGCGGCATTTGTTAAGATTGCCGGAGATGGAGCTGCCGACATGGTAAGCTTATTTTTTTGTTCATGCccaaaatattttaatatttttaaacaaagaaagaaaaaaagttgaataatttatatttataataattaaaattGCTTTCGTTAGAATAGTTCGTAATTATGGAAGTTGGTACTTTGCATTTaatgaattttatttttaaaaactcTTCCTTTTTTTGGCATGCGACCTAGTATTTATAACTCAGTGGCAACAAA containing:
- the LOC104113185 gene encoding patatin-like protein 3 — translated: MAAATISTISMIDSNKMEVDKLTYEIFSILENKFLFGYNDPKLSPACKQNSNNMLTPFAGTKTVGAGKIRILSIDSGGSTNGILAAKSLAHLEATLRRKTGLNNTHIADFFDVVAGSGAGGVLAGLLFTRGKDGVPMFTAEEALKFLLESDRKISRCSNRGLFRRVFRPAKMFDKLFSGLTLKDTVKSVLIPCYDLTTRSPFLFSRADALEMDGCDFKLANVCEATVADQAMEVKSVDGRRKITAVGGGVTMNNPTAAAITHVLNNKQEFPFANGVEDLLVVSLGNGESDSGTGNVMSSPAAFVKIAGDGAADMVDQAVSMAFGQFRNNNYVRVQGNGIVGEKHESTSKGERMRKTVAISEEMLRQKNVESVLFEGKKLVENTNLDKLEIFAGELIKEQESRKTRILPPVVLKQASPSPRTSSATTSSTIFSF